DNA sequence from the Cohnella herbarum genome:
TCAACGTCGGCGATGAAGGGATCGATAAAGTGACAATCCTTACACCATGTCGTCTTAAAAATAGCGACCGTCAACCGGTCCTCAGCGATTTGTTCCCGAAACGCGGCTTCATCCGTAATCCGTTGCATCGTTTTCCCCACCTTTCATTCACTCTTGACGTCATTATAATCGCTTGCGCCGGGTTGATCAAAAAGCCGTTACAAATCCCTTGTCACCTTCAGGATAAGCTCGCCGTCCTCGAGCTCCTCAATCGTGTATTCCGCGCCAAGAATACCTAATAAATCATCTGCCGACATATAGGAGATCGGCCCGTCCGCGAACACCTCATGCGCCAGCGTTATCGGCTTTTCGTTAACCTTCGCCTCCGCCGAACCTAAATGAAGATCGATCGCTTGCCCCGTCGCGGGATCGTGGACGCGAATTTCCCCTTTGCCGGAAGTTACGATTAGTCGCCCCCCGAAGTCCTCCATAATCGCTCTTATCGGCACGAACGCAATTCCGTCCGAATCGACAATGAAGGGGATCCCCCACTCGCTGCTTAGTTCGAACGATTGATCGTCCGCTTTGAAATCGTTTTTGAGAATCCCGTACAGCGCAGAATCTTCCTCGAACAGCCTTACGACTTGGAACGGCTCCATTCCAAACAGGGAGTCAAACGTCAGGGCGTTCAACGGAATCTGTACTGCTGGAATATCTATCTCCCCGTTCACGTTCCACATCTCGTTGTCGCTGCGAATCCGAATACTCTTCACGGGACTTTCTTCATCCAAGAAAGCCGCCGGAGCGATAATGATTTCTATCGAGGATTTACGCAGGCGCAACGAATCGTCGACGAACAGATCCGCTTTAGCCGTTATTCCTTTATCGAAGATTTCTTTCCATTCTTCTTGCTTGCTCGCTTCCGTCAATTCTTTCTGCGCTTCCTCCATTAGCGGGAATAGCTCGTTCACGGCTTCTTCGATCGCCGCTTCGCTATCGAATTGTTCTTCGAGCAATTCTTCTCCGCCGAACGCTTCTTTTATCTCGGGCGGGAGCTCCTTCATCCATTGAAGCACCCCCTGCAACGTCGCGCGGAAACCTTCCTTGTCCTTGATCAGATTGTCGAGATAGACGGGAATCCATTCGCCGAGCTGTTCACCGTTTATCTCCGCGTGAACCTTCGTTAAGTCCGTCGATACGCCGTGAATCGGCAAAGATATCCGATCTACGGAAATAACCGGCGGATTCGGCAGCCCCTTCACGAAATATGCCCCGACGTTCTTGATCAGTTGGCGCGCGGAATCCGTTAACGCCTGTTCCAGATTATCCGAATCGCTTCCGAACGCGGAGCCCAATCCCAAAGTCGAACCCAGTTGGGAAATGTCCAAGACAAACGGGCGTTTCGCGCCTCCTATATCGAATCTTAAAGCCTTCTTGTCCGTATGCAGCGTAAACGGAATATCCCCTTTACCGAAGCTAAATACTCCGGTCATCCATAGGTTTCCTTTGTCGTCGGTTTTGGAATGGGAAATATTCAATGAGATCTTCTTCATTGCATTTAATAAAGCGGTTACCTCGGCATCCTCTTCGGACAACAGCTTATCGTTAAACTCCAGCTCCAGCTCGAATAGCTGCGACTGCTCTTGCCCCGAAACATCCAACTGCTTCATAATCATATCGTTGAGGTTTAACCCTCCGACCGATTGGCAACCGACGATGATGGCTAACAATAACGTACCCAGCAAAACTCCGAATTTCTTGACGGACCGTCTACTCACTTATAATCTCTCCCCTTTACACTTCTGTAAGACTTATGCATAGTCCGAAGACTTGTGCCCTTTAATTTCGACGCGGGTAATGAAAATCCTGCCATACCTATCCGTTAACAAACAAAACCGGCTGTAAGTCCGCGAATCGGACTTTACCGCCGGTTATAGATGTTCCGTTATATGGCTTAACCTGCCGTGCTTTTTGAGCGAAGCTTCATGAAAGGCGCCAATAAACGGCGGACGGGACGAGGATAAGTCGCGACCTCCTCGGCGGTTACGACGCGCATGTACACGAGCAACGCCGGATAGAGCACCGCTAGTACGCCTCCCATCACCGCGCACGAGAGGAAGAACGCCAGCTTGTCAGGGAGTCCCTCGCCGATGGCCAGTATCGCCCACTCTACGAAAGCAATAGCGGCCGCTACGATCCCCGAAGCCGACAGGAAGCCGATCCAACGCCCACCGAGCAACTTGAACTTGGATCTCTTGCGCAAGCTGAGAATGTTGAAGGACAAAGCCCATATAAAACATAGGGTCGTTCCGGCGATAATTCCGTATACCCCGAACACCGGGGCTAGCGCGAAGCTCAGAACGATCTTAAGAAGTACCCCGGTAATCGCATGCATAGTTGCTTTCTTCGGTTCCCCGATTCCCAGCAAAATCGAGTTCGTTACCATCATGCCGATCTGGAATAACGTACCTAAAGTCAGCATCGCGACGACCGCGCTTCCGGTCGCGTTCTCGAACAATAAACCGTTAACGCTATAAGCACCGATACCGAGCAGCAACACGACCGGCATTCCGCTGAAGAGAGCGATTCTGACCGCAAGCGAAGCTTGATGGCCGACCCGAGCACTATCTCCTACCGCGTGGGCGGACGAGATGAGCGGAATGATCGACTGGCTGAGCGCCACGGCTAGGATGATCGGGATACCCGCGATCGATTGCGCGTTCATTCCGTACACCGCGGTCCAATGGTTAATCGTCTCCGCATCGTAATGTCCGACCGTTAGCGATTTGATCATAAAATTGTCCATCGTGTATAACAACTGAACCGTAATCGCGGTCATGACGATCGGAATGGACAAGTTGAAGAGCTCGCGATAAATCGTCCGCAAACGGAGTCTTTTCGAAGTATCCTTCTGAATTTGCGGCTCAAGCCGGTCGCTGACTTTTAGTTTTCGAGCGTAATACAGCATAACCGCAAATGCCCCGATGCTTCCGAACACGCTGCCTAACGAAGCTCCGGATGCGATTCCTTGCTGATCCGTCTTGTCTATGGAATATAAGGCATAAGCGATAATAACCGCGGCGAATACCCGAAGGATCTGTTCTACGATTTGCGAAATCCCGCCAGCGGTCATGAACTGACGCCCTTGGAAATAGCCTCTCATCATGGCGATCATCGGGAACAGGAGCAAAGAGGGCGCTATCGCCCTGATCGCCGACGCGGCCTCGGGCTCTTTCAGAATCGTATCCGCGACGAAAGGAGCGACTACCCATAATCCGATCGTAATGATTACGCCCGCCGCCGCTCCGAACAGCATCGCGGCGCGATAAACCTGTTGCGCCTCCATCACGCGGCCTACGGCATACCGACCGGACACCATTTTGCTTACGGCGCTAGGAATGCCGGCAGTCGCCACGATAAGCAATAATAAATAAATGTTGTTCGCGACGTTGTAATAAATATTTCCTAAGTCGTTCAGAAGATAATCGAGCGGTACGCGTTGGAAAATGCCCAACGCCCGCGCCACGAGCGCGGCAGCCGCGAGGATAAGCGTACTTTTGAGTAACGTGTCTTTTTTCAAGGGAACCTCTTCGGAATGAGTTAATTATTCGGTTCAAAGCGGAATTTATTGCCTCTCGCGGAATATCGGGCGGGAAACCTCTTAATTCGTAACTAACCAAATGACGAAGATTACGATCATTCCCGCTTGCAAGAAGATCTTGACGATCGTGCTCGTGAATAAGCCGACCAGCGAGCCCCAGCCGACTTTGACCGACCGGCTCATGTCCGAGCCATGGATCAATTCGCCTAGCACCGCTCCGGCAAACGGACCGATAATCAGACCGAACGCCGGAATCACGAACGGACCGATCAGAATTCCGATCGTGCTTCCGATGACGGATGCCCGGGAGCCCCCGAACTTCTTGACGCCCCAGGCGTTGACCATGTAATCGGCCACGAACAGAATAACGACGATAATCGTTTGAATGCACCAG
Encoded proteins:
- a CDS encoding putative polysaccharide biosynthesis protein, whose protein sequence is MKKDTLLKSTLILAAAALVARALGIFQRVPLDYLLNDLGNIYYNVANNIYLLLLIVATAGIPSAVSKMVSGRYAVGRVMEAQQVYRAAMLFGAAAGVIITIGLWVVAPFVADTILKEPEAASAIRAIAPSLLLFPMIAMMRGYFQGRQFMTAGGISQIVEQILRVFAAVIIAYALYSIDKTDQQGIASGASLGSVFGSIGAFAVMLYYARKLKVSDRLEPQIQKDTSKRLRLRTIYRELFNLSIPIVMTAITVQLLYTMDNFMIKSLTVGHYDAETINHWTAVYGMNAQSIAGIPIILAVALSQSIIPLISSAHAVGDSARVGHQASLAVRIALFSGMPVVLLLGIGAYSVNGLLFENATGSAVVAMLTLGTLFQIGMMVTNSILLGIGEPKKATMHAITGVLLKIVLSFALAPVFGVYGIIAGTTLCFIWALSFNILSLRKRSKFKLLGGRWIGFLSASGIVAAAIAFVEWAILAIGEGLPDKLAFFLSCAVMGGVLAVLYPALLVYMRVVTAEEVATYPRPVRRLLAPFMKLRSKSTAG
- a CDS encoding stalk domain-containing protein, with the translated sequence MSRRSVKKFGVLLGTLLLAIIVGCQSVGGLNLNDMIMKQLDVSGQEQSQLFELELEFNDKLLSEEDAEVTALLNAMKKISLNISHSKTDDKGNLWMTGVFSFGKGDIPFTLHTDKKALRFDIGGAKRPFVLDISQLGSTLGLGSAFGSDSDNLEQALTDSARQLIKNVGAYFVKGLPNPPVISVDRISLPIHGVSTDLTKVHAEINGEQLGEWIPVYLDNLIKDKEGFRATLQGVLQWMKELPPEIKEAFGGEELLEEQFDSEAAIEEAVNELFPLMEEAQKELTEASKQEEWKEIFDKGITAKADLFVDDSLRLRKSSIEIIIAPAAFLDEESPVKSIRIRSDNEMWNVNGEIDIPAVQIPLNALTFDSLFGMEPFQVVRLFEEDSALYGILKNDFKADDQSFELSSEWGIPFIVDSDGIAFVPIRAIMEDFGGRLIVTSGKGEIRVHDPATGQAIDLHLGSAEAKVNEKPITLAHEVFADGPISYMSADDLLGILGAEYTIEELEDGELILKVTRDL
- a CDS encoding DUF456 domain-containing protein, which gives rise to MDILGWVIISALFVVGMAGAVYPILPGALAIYAAFFIYGWFFSFEPFGFWFWCIQTIIVVILFVADYMVNAWGVKKFGGSRASVIGSTIGILIGPFVIPAFGLIIGPFAGAVLGELIHGSDMSRSVKVGWGSLVGLFTSTIVKIFLQAGMIVIFVIWLVTN